Proteins encoded together in one Kutzneria kofuensis window:
- a CDS encoding peptidylprolyl isomerase, giving the protein MISSRVLAIAASAAVLCLSGIVTASAAPSVNTLDVPAKPKAAATRPAADNPACVYTKAVPADRFKGLPPFDPAKAAKPYTARLVTDQGLITFQALTDKAPCTTNSFRFLAEHNYYDFTHCHRLVTQRIYVLQCGDPTGTGSGGPGYSFPDENLTGATYPAGTVAMANAGPSTNGSQFFFCTEDTKLAPNYTPFGRVTGGQDVLRKIAAGGEDDQNNPGDGFPNLPVDILHVQISGR; this is encoded by the coding sequence ATGATCTCCAGTCGGGTTCTCGCGATCGCCGCTTCCGCCGCCGTCCTGTGCCTGTCCGGGATCGTCACGGCCAGCGCGGCGCCGTCCGTCAACACGCTCGACGTGCCGGCCAAGCCCAAGGCCGCCGCGACCAGGCCCGCCGCCGACAATCCCGCCTGCGTGTACACGAAGGCGGTGCCGGCCGACAGATTCAAGGGGCTGCCCCCGTTCGACCCGGCCAAGGCGGCCAAGCCGTACACCGCCCGCCTGGTCACCGACCAGGGCCTGATCACCTTCCAGGCGCTGACCGACAAGGCGCCGTGCACCACGAACTCGTTCCGCTTCCTCGCGGAGCACAACTACTACGACTTCACGCACTGTCACCGGCTTGTCACCCAGCGGATATACGTGCTGCAGTGCGGCGACCCGACCGGCACCGGCAGCGGCGGCCCGGGCTACTCGTTCCCGGACGAGAACCTGACCGGCGCCACCTACCCGGCCGGCACGGTGGCGATGGCCAACGCCGGCCCGAGCACCAACGGCTCCCAGTTCTTCTTCTGCACCGAGGACACCAAGCTGGCGCCGAACTACACCCCGTTCGGGCGCGTCACCGGCGGCCAGGACGTGCTGCGCAAGATCGCGGCCGGCGGCGAGGACGACCAGAACAACCCGGGCGACGGCTTCCCCAACCTGCCGGTCGACATCCTGCACGTGCAGATCTCTGGCCGATAG
- a CDS encoding bifunctional nuclease family protein: MSEMRVVGVRVELPANSPILLLRETDGDRYLPIWIGNAEATAIAIEQQGVRPARPLTHDLLKEVIAALGRELTQVRITDLQEGTYFAELVFDGGIKVSARPSDSVALALRAGVPIHAEESVLAEAGLVIPDEQEDEVEKFREFLDSVSPEDFRGAEQ, from the coding sequence ATGAGCGAGATGCGCGTCGTCGGAGTTCGGGTCGAGCTGCCCGCGAACAGCCCGATCCTGTTGCTGCGCGAGACCGATGGGGACCGCTACCTGCCGATCTGGATCGGGAACGCGGAAGCCACCGCCATCGCCATCGAACAGCAGGGCGTGCGGCCGGCCCGGCCGCTGACCCATGACCTGCTCAAAGAGGTGATCGCCGCCCTCGGCCGGGAGCTGACCCAGGTCCGCATCACCGACCTGCAGGAGGGCACCTACTTCGCCGAGCTCGTGTTCGACGGCGGAATCAAGGTGTCCGCCCGGCCGAGCGACTCGGTCGCGCTCGCCCTGCGTGCGGGCGTGCCCATCCACGCCGAGGAATCCGTGCTGGCCGAGGCCGGCCTCGTCATCCCGGACGAGCAGGAGGACGAGGTGGAGAAGTTCCGCGAGTTCCTGGACTCGGTTTCGCCCGAGGACTTCCGCGGAGCGGAACAGTAA
- a CDS encoding MerR family transcriptional regulator, whose protein sequence is MVEGAPAHAGAGEQGALFPDASVPDELVGYRGPAACQIAGITYRQLDYWARTDLVAPTIRSAHGSGSQRLYSFKDLLVLKVVKRLLDTGVSLQNIRVAVDHLRRRGVADLAKITLFSDGTTVYECTSPEEVVDLLQGGQGVFGIAVSGAMREISGTIHEFQAERADGLELEPQVEDDLSQRRRARRTG, encoded by the coding sequence GTGGTGGAGGGTGCGCCCGCGCACGCCGGCGCCGGTGAACAGGGAGCCCTGTTCCCGGACGCGTCGGTGCCCGACGAGCTCGTCGGCTATCGGGGGCCCGCCGCGTGCCAGATCGCCGGCATCACCTACCGGCAGCTGGACTACTGGGCCCGCACCGACCTGGTCGCGCCGACGATCCGCAGCGCGCACGGCTCCGGCAGCCAGCGGCTGTACTCGTTCAAGGACCTGCTGGTGCTCAAGGTGGTGAAACGCCTGCTCGACACGGGCGTCTCGCTGCAGAACATCAGGGTCGCCGTCGACCACCTGCGCCGCCGCGGCGTCGCCGACCTGGCCAAAATCACCCTGTTCAGCGACGGCACCACCGTCTACGAGTGCACCTCACCCGAAGAGGTCGTCGACCTGCTGCAGGGCGGGCAGGGGGTGTTCGGCATCGCGGTCAGCGGGGCCATGCGCGAGATCAGCGGCACCATCCACGAGTTCCAGGCGGAGCGCGCGGACGGCCTGGAGCTGGAGCCGCAGGTCGAGGACGACCTCTCGCAGCGCCGGCGGGCCCGCCGCACCGGCTGA
- the gcvP gene encoding aminomethyl-transferring glycine dehydrogenase, whose protein sequence is MTTDRIPLAALEHGTPFADRHVGPRAAELGKILDVIGVGSLEELAQRAVPSAIRSDELSLGLPAPATEVEALAELRALADRNRPMVQMIGLGYYGTVTPGVILRNVLESPAWYTAYTPYQPEISQGRLEALLNFQTMVADLTGLPVANASMLDEATAAAEAMTLVRRAGKSRSNKFVVDADTLPQTIAVIETRAEPLGIEVVVADLSQGIEGLGLGGDFFGALLSFPGASGVIRDHESVIGEIHAAGAAAVVAADLLALTLLRAPGEIGADVVVGTTQRFGVPMGFGGPHAGYMAVRKGFERQLPGRLVGVSEDADGNRAYRLALQTREQHIRREKATSNICTAQVLLAVIASMYAVYHGPEGLRAIATRAHRMATVLAAGLCEGGVAVVHGELFDTVLAEVPGKAAEVVAKARELGVNLRLVDEDHVGIACDETTTRQHLSLVWQAFGVTVSDVDGLDADTADGIPPALRRTSEFLTHPVFHQHRSETALLRYLRSLSDKDVALDRSMIPLGSCTMKLNATTEMEAVTWPEFSQLHPFAPAEDAAGLLSVVTDLEQWLAEITGYDAVSLQPNAGSQGEFAGLLAIRAYHRSQGHGERDVCLIPASAHGTNAASAVMAGMRVVVVKCDEQGNIDMDHLRTTVAEHSADLAAIMITYPSTHGVYEDTVREVCGLVHDAGGQVYVDGANLNALIGLAQYGKFGSDVSHLNLHKTFCIPHGGGGPGVGPIGVRAHLAPFLPNHPLQPAAGPETGVGPISAAPWGSASILPISWAYVRMMGGDGLRRATLTAVAAANYVARRLDEYFPVLYVGEGGFVAHECILDLRGITKATGVTVDDVAKRLADYGLHAPTMSFPVAGTLMVEPTESEDLAELDRFCDAMIAIRREIDRVGSGEWPVDDNPLRNAPHTAACLTEQEWKHPYTRHEAVFPAGVGAPKIWPPVRRIDGAKGDRNLVCSCPPLEAYQN, encoded by the coding sequence ATGACGACTGACCGCATTCCCCTGGCCGCGCTCGAGCACGGCACGCCCTTCGCGGACCGCCACGTCGGTCCCCGTGCCGCGGAGCTCGGCAAGATCCTGGACGTGATCGGCGTCGGCTCGCTGGAGGAGCTGGCCCAGCGCGCCGTGCCGTCGGCCATCCGCAGCGACGAGCTGAGCCTCGGCCTGCCCGCCCCGGCCACCGAGGTCGAGGCGCTGGCCGAGCTGCGGGCGCTGGCCGACCGGAACCGCCCGATGGTGCAGATGATCGGCCTCGGCTACTACGGCACGGTCACCCCCGGCGTCATCCTGCGCAACGTGCTGGAGAGCCCGGCCTGGTACACCGCCTACACGCCGTACCAGCCGGAGATCTCGCAGGGCCGCCTCGAGGCGCTGCTCAACTTCCAGACGATGGTCGCCGACCTGACCGGGCTGCCGGTGGCCAACGCGTCGATGCTGGACGAGGCGACCGCCGCCGCGGAGGCGATGACCCTGGTCCGCCGGGCCGGCAAGTCCAGGTCGAACAAGTTCGTGGTGGACGCGGACACGCTGCCGCAGACCATCGCGGTGATCGAGACCCGGGCCGAGCCGCTGGGCATCGAGGTCGTCGTGGCCGACCTCTCGCAGGGCATCGAGGGCCTCGGCCTGGGCGGCGACTTCTTCGGCGCGCTGCTGTCCTTCCCGGGCGCCTCCGGCGTGATCCGCGACCACGAGTCCGTGATCGGGGAGATCCACGCGGCCGGCGCCGCCGCGGTCGTCGCGGCCGACCTGCTCGCGCTGACGCTGCTGCGCGCGCCCGGCGAGATCGGCGCGGACGTCGTCGTCGGCACCACCCAGCGGTTCGGCGTGCCGATGGGCTTCGGCGGCCCGCACGCCGGCTACATGGCCGTCCGCAAGGGCTTCGAGCGGCAGCTGCCGGGCCGGCTGGTCGGCGTGAGCGAGGACGCCGACGGCAACCGCGCCTACCGGCTCGCGCTGCAGACCCGTGAGCAGCACATCCGCCGCGAGAAGGCCACCAGCAACATCTGCACCGCGCAGGTGCTGCTGGCCGTGATCGCCTCGATGTACGCCGTCTACCACGGTCCGGAGGGCCTGCGGGCCATCGCCACCCGCGCGCACCGCATGGCCACCGTGCTGGCCGCCGGCCTGTGCGAGGGCGGCGTGGCCGTGGTGCACGGCGAGCTGTTCGACACCGTGCTGGCCGAGGTGCCCGGCAAGGCGGCCGAGGTCGTGGCCAAGGCCCGCGAGTTGGGCGTGAACCTCCGCCTTGTCGACGAAGACCACGTCGGCATCGCGTGCGACGAGACCACCACCCGCCAGCACCTTTCCCTGGTGTGGCAGGCGTTCGGCGTCACTGTGTCCGATGTGGACGGTCTGGACGCCGACACCGCCGACGGCATCCCGCCGGCCCTGCGCCGCACCAGCGAGTTCCTCACCCACCCGGTGTTCCACCAGCACCGCTCCGAGACGGCGCTGCTGCGCTACCTGCGTTCCCTGTCGGACAAGGACGTCGCGCTGGACCGCAGCATGATCCCGCTGGGCTCGTGCACCATGAAGCTCAACGCCACCACCGAGATGGAGGCCGTCACCTGGCCCGAGTTCTCGCAGCTGCACCCGTTCGCGCCCGCCGAGGACGCCGCCGGGCTGCTGTCCGTGGTGACCGACCTGGAGCAGTGGCTGGCCGAGATCACCGGCTACGACGCGGTGAGCCTGCAGCCCAACGCCGGCAGCCAGGGCGAGTTCGCCGGCCTGCTGGCGATCCGCGCCTACCACCGGTCGCAGGGCCACGGTGAGCGGGACGTCTGCCTGATCCCGGCCAGCGCGCACGGCACCAACGCCGCCAGCGCGGTGATGGCCGGCATGCGCGTTGTCGTCGTGAAGTGCGACGAGCAGGGCAACATTGACATGGACCACCTGCGGACCACGGTCGCGGAGCACAGCGCCGACCTGGCCGCGATCATGATCACCTACCCGTCCACGCACGGCGTGTACGAGGACACCGTGCGCGAGGTCTGCGGCCTGGTGCACGACGCCGGCGGCCAGGTGTACGTGGACGGCGCCAACCTGAACGCGCTGATCGGCCTGGCCCAGTACGGGAAGTTCGGCTCCGACGTCTCGCACCTGAACCTGCACAAGACGTTCTGCATCCCGCACGGTGGCGGCGGCCCGGGCGTCGGCCCGATCGGCGTGCGCGCGCACCTCGCGCCGTTCCTGCCGAACCACCCCCTGCAGCCGGCTGCCGGCCCGGAGACCGGCGTCGGCCCGATCAGCGCCGCCCCGTGGGGCAGCGCCTCGATCCTGCCGATCTCCTGGGCGTACGTGCGGATGATGGGCGGGGACGGCCTGCGCCGGGCCACCCTGACCGCCGTCGCGGCGGCCAACTACGTGGCGCGCCGGCTCGACGAGTACTTCCCTGTGCTCTACGTCGGCGAGGGCGGTTTCGTCGCCCACGAGTGCATCCTCGACCTGCGCGGCATCACCAAGGCGACCGGCGTGACCGTCGACGACGTGGCCAAGCGGCTGGCCGACTACGGCCTGCACGCGCCGACCATGTCGTTCCCGGTGGCCGGCACGCTGATGGTCGAGCCCACCGAGAGCGAGGACCTGGCCGAGCTGGACCGCTTCTGCGACGCCATGATCGCCATCCGGCGGGAGATCGACCGGGTCGGCTCAGGCGAGTGGCCGGTGGACGACAACCCGCTGCGCAACGCCCCGCACACCGCCGCCTGCCTGACCGAGCAGGAGTGGAAGCACCCGTACACGCGGCACGAGGCCGTGTTCCCGGCCGGCGTCGGCGCGCCGAAGATCTGGCCGCCGGTGCGGCGCATCGACGGCGCCAAGGGCGACCGCAACCTGGTCTGCTCCTGCCCGCCGCTGGAGGCGTACCAGAACTGA